The sequence below is a genomic window from Paenibacillus silvisoli.
CGAGGTAACGGGCATCGACTTGTCGGATGCGCTGCTGCAGAAGGCGCGCGAGCATAACTCGGAGAGCCGCATCCGGTCGCTCGTTCAAGGCGATATGAGGGAGCTGCCGTTCGCGGACGGCAGCTTCGACGCGACCGTGAACTTGTTCACGTCCTTCGGCTATTTCGAGGACGAGGCGGACAACCAGCGGGTGCTGAACGAAATTCGCCGGGTGCTGAAGCCGCAGGGCGCGTTTCTCATCGACTTCATGAATCCGGTCTACGTGAAGGAGCATTTGGTGCCGCATTCCGAGCGAATCGATGCGGAAACGGGCAACTACATATCGGAACGGCGGACGGCGGTGGACGGCTGGGTCGTGAAACAGATCGAAATTAGCGAGCGGGATCGGCCGGAAAGCGGCCGCCGCTACGAGGAACGGGTGCGCCTGTTCCCGCTGTCTTGGTTCGAGCAAGCGCTGGCGGCCGCCGGGCTGCAGCTTGAGCGCTGTTATGGCGATTACGAAGGCCGCAGCTATGACGAGCGGCAATCGCCGCGGATGATTTTGAAAGGAAGGGCCGTATCATGAGCAGCAGCAAAGAGGCAATGGTAAGAGATTGGCCGGGCGGCATCGTGCAGGTGAAGGTACCGCTTCCGTTCTCGCTGAAATGGGTGAACAGCTACTTAATACCGGACGAAAAAGGCTACACGCTCGTCGATCCCGGTCTGCATACGGACGAAGCGGTACAAGCTTGGGACGCGGCGCTTGCTTCCAAGTCGATCCGGATCGGCGACATCCATACGATCCTGCTGACCCATCAGCATCCGGATCACTACGGATTGGCAGGCTGGTTCCAAGCGCGGACAGGCGCTCCCGTCTATATATCGGAACATTCCTATGCGTATACGCAGCGTTTATGGGGGGACGACCAAGGCGGGCTGTTTGCCCGCGAGCTGACGAAGCTGTATGCCGAGCACGGCATGCCGCAGGAACGGCTGGATGAGATCGGACCGCATTTGGCCGACTTCGCGGCGAAGGTTTCGCCGCAGCCCGCCGTTACGTTTTTGGAATCGGGACAGTCCTTCTTTATCGGCGGTTCCGCCTGGCATATGATCGATGCGCCGGGACATGCGCGCGGCCAGCTGTGCTTCTACGAGCCGACGAACAAATGGATGCTGTGCGGCGATCAGGTGCTGCCTAACATTACGCCGAACATCAGCGTCGTGCCCGGGGAAAACCATGACCAGCTGCAGCAGTTTCTGGATAGCTTGCAGTCGCTTTGCGATTACGAGGTGGAGCTTGCTTTTCCGGGGCATCGGGACCCTTTTACGAACTTTAGAGAACGGATCGGCGAGCTGGCGGCCCATCATGAGCGGCGGCTGAATCAGATCGTAGACTTGATTCAAGAAGAGACGCATACGGGTTATACGTTATGTATGCGGCTGTTCGGCGAACGGATCGCCGGCAACACGCATAATTTAAGGTTTGCGATGTCAGAGACGCTGGCCCATCTTTATCATCTCGAGCACCAAGGCCGCATTGGGAGCGCGATGCGGGACGGACAGCTGCGCTATACGGCGGTGTAACAGCCGGCCGTCCAAGATGAAAAAGCTTCCAACGGCGCTTGGAATATGGTGTATAATGAATGGGTCATCGTTTGTAGAAAAGGAGCCCGCCGACTATGCACGTATCCCGCTCTGAATCCCGTCAAAACCAGAAACAGCAGCGAGCCCGCAGAATGAAGCGGCTGCTTGCCATGAACGTGATCCTGCTGATCATCATCGGAGCGCTCGCCGTCGTATACGCCGTGCAGCGCCATGACGGATCGGGCAAGCTGAACACGACCGCCGATTCGGGGCAGTCAACGAACGATGCCGGCGATGATGCCGCTAGCGCGAATGCCGGTGGCAATGAAGCTTCGACAGGCGATCAGAATGCCGCTGGCGATGAAACCGATACAGGTTCAGGTTCGTCTGCCGGGGATCAGGCAGCGAATGAGCAAGGAGCGGAAGAGCAAGGAACGAATGAGCAAGGAAGCGATGAGCAAGCCGTCCCGAACACGGATGATTCGGCTGCGAACAGCCAATCGCCATCGGAGGAGGATACCGGGGCTGCCGGCTCAGGCACTGGCACTGGCGGAACAAACGGTCAGGTGCGCTTGTCGTTCACGGGCGACGTCCTGCTTGGGGCGTCCGTAGAGAAGCTGCTGCTTCAGAACGGATACGATTACCCGTATGCGAAAGTATCGGATTATTTGAAGGCGCCTGATTTTATGGCCGTTAATCTGGAGACGCCTATTACGCTGAGAGGCACTCCGGCTGAGAATAAAGAATATGTTTACAAGTCCTCTCCGGACGCCCTTCCGGCGCTGAAGGAGTCCGGCATTGACCTCGTCAATCTCGCGAATAACCACACGCTCGACCAAGGGGAAGAAGGGCTGCTGGATACGATTGCCCACCTTGACGAGGCCGGCATCCCGAATATGGGCGCGGGACGCGACGACAGCGAGGCGTTCAAGCCGGTTCTGCTCGAAGCGAACGGCGTAAGCGTCGCTTATATCGGGCTCACGAGAGTCGTTCCCGTCGGCTCGTGGAAAGCCGGAAAGAACCATCCCGGCTTGGCGGAGACGTACGACTCCACGCGCGCCGTTGCGGCGATCAAAGAGGCGGAGAAGCTGGCCGATGTCGTCGTCGTCATGGTGCATTGGGGCATTGAACGCGAAGATTGGCCGAACAATGACCAGAAACGGCTGGCGCATGAATATATTGATGCAGGAGCGGATTTAGTCATCGGGTCTCATCCTCATGTTCTTCAAGGCTTTGAATCGTATAAAGGCAAATGGATCGCTTACAGCCTCGGCAATTTTATTTTTCCCGGCATGAAGCCGGATACGACGAAGGATTCCGGCGTGCTGGACGCCGCGTGCGGATCGGACGGCAAATGCGCGCTCAAGTTCCATCCTATGCGCACGGTCCAGTCTCAGCCGGCCCCGCTTGAAGGCGAAGAGGGGAAAGCGCTGCTGAAGCGGATTTCAAGCATTTCCCTGCATGCGGCAGTCGATGAACAAGGCAACGTAAAGCCGAAGGAGTGAAGGTGATGTTGAATCCGTGTGTCGCCCACCGCGGCGCTTCCGGACTTGCGCCGGAAAACACGATGGCTGCTTTCCGGGAAGCGCTCGCGTTCCCGTTCGTCCAATGGATCGAGCTGGACGTTCAGCTGTCCAAGGACGGCGTCCCCGTCGTCATCCATGACGATTCGTTAAGAAGAACGGCAAAGGTTGCCGGCCGGGTTCATGAGTATACGGCGGAGCAGCTTGGCAAGATGGACGCGGGGAGCTGGTTTGACAAGTCTTATGCAGGGGAGGGAATCCCGACGCTGCAGCAGGTGGCCGAGCTGACCGTCGGCCGGTGCCGTCTTAATGTCGAGCTGAAGACGTACGGCGGCCGGTATCCCGGCATCGAGAAAAACGTCGTCGAGCTGCTGTACAAGAACGGACTGCAGCATGATGCGGTCATCACTTCCTTTGACAAAGATGCGCTGCGAACGGTTCGCCAGCTGACGAACGAGGTGCGGACCGGGCTCATTCTGGACGCCTCCCCTTGGACGCTTGTAACGGACCTGGAGCGGCTTGGCGCCGCGTTTCTCTCCGTCGGCTACACGCATGTGTCGAGGCAGCTGCTGGAGTCGATGGCGGCGGCGAACGTTGATGTCATGGCGTGGACGGTCAATGACGCGCCGATGATGAAACGGCTGGCCGGCATGGACAGCATGCTTATGATTTGCACCAATTTCCCGGACCGCTTCGAGCAGGCGAAGAGGGAGTACCAGTATTAGATCGAATAACGAAAGACCGGCGGTATGCGCTTGTGTGCGCATACCGCCGGTCTTTCGTTTAGCTATGTATAGGTTAGACGTCGCGGAACCGATCGCGAATGTCAAGGATGGCCGGCAGCTGCTCCATGAGCACATCTACGAGCTTCGGATCGAAATGCTGGCCGCGTTCTTCCTTGAACAGCTTCAAAATCCGCTCAAGCTCCCATGCTTTCTTATACACGCGGTCGCTACCCAGCGCGTCGAATACGTCGGCGATGGCCGTAATGCGGCCGTACAAGTGAATCTCTTCGCCGCTTAAGCCGCGCGGATAGCCTTTGCCGTTCCATTTCTCATGGTGCTGGTAAGCGACGATGGCGGCCGTGCGAAGCAGCTCGCGGCTGGAGCCTTTAAGCAGATGATAGCCAATATCGGTATGCTGCTTCATTTGCTCGAACTCTTCCTCCGTGAGTTTGCCGGGCTTGAGGAGCACCGCATCGGGAATCGCGACTTTGCCGATATCGTGCATCGGGGATACCATTTTGAGCAGCTCGGCCTCTTCGACCGGAAGTCCATAGCCAATCGCAAGAATATACGAATATTCCGCCACGCGCTTGACGTGATTGCCGGTTTCCTTGGAGCGGCTTTCACCGATTTCGCCCATGACCGTAATGATTTCGCGCTGCGTCGCTACGATCTCCTCGTGCAAAATGACCGATTCCAGCGATTTGCCCGCGTAGGAGGCGGCCAGCTTCAGATGCTCCAGATCGCTATGCGTAAAAACCGCCTGCGGCGTCAGCTTGTTAATCGCTTGGTACGCGCCGATAATGGTGCCGTCGTTGCCGACGAAAGGCACCGTAATGACGGACTTGGTCCGATAGCCGGTGCGGCGGTCGTTCTCGGCATTGTGCCGCGGATCGCTGTAGGCGTCCTCAATGAGCAGAGGCTCGCCGGTTTGGACGGAGTGGCCTACGAAGCCTTTGCCGAAAGGGGCGCGGATTTCGTTTACGCCATGCGCGATCGTCGTGAACAGCTCTTCCTTGGCATGGTCGATGAGCCACACGGTGCAGCGGTCCGCCATGATCATTTCGCGGCCCATGTTCGCCATCAGCAGGAGCACGCTTTTTAGGTTTCGCTCTCCTCCGATTTTGGCGGTATAATCAAATATAATACGAAGCAGCTCTTCCGGCGTCCGTTCGTTTGCGGCGTTCGCCTGTGAAACGGCGGCTTCTAGGTGTGATGGTCGGTCTAGCATCAAACATCGAACGCTCCTTATGTGACAAAAAGTTTGATAGTTCGACATACTTATTCAACGCGACGGAGTAAAATCCTGCTAAATTCGTTGCAAAAACTGGAACGGCATCCAATCATCAATTCATTATAAACGAAAGAGGGAGACTGGCGGTATGTTTGACCAATGGGGGAATGATTTAGGCCGGACTTTCGTCGGCCTGTTCGGCAGTCTTGCGGCGGCGGCGGCGGCTTATCGGCTGCGCTCTTTATCGGTTTCCGGTGCGGTAGCGGCGGTCGTGATGGGCACCGGCTTCGTCGCGCTGGGCGGGCCGTTCTGGTTCGGCACGCTGCTTGCTTTTTTTGTGTCGTCGTCGGTCTGGTCCAAGTATAAACGACGACATCGCGGTAAAGCGGCCGCTGAAGCCAAATACGCGAAGAGCGGCCGCAGGGACGCCGTTCAAGTATGGGCGAACGGCGGGCTTGGGCTGGTGCTGTGCGCGGGCTATGCGATTTGGCCCGCGGAAGCTTGGGTGTACGCGTTCGCGGGCGTAATGGCCGCGGTGAACGCGGATACGTGGGCCACGGAGATCGGCGCGCTCAGCCGCCGCGCTCCGCGGGCCCTGCTCGGCGGCGGGGCGGTGCTGCCGGGCACCAGCGGCGGCGTCACGCCGCTCGGCAGCGGCGCCGCGCTGGCCGGCGCCGCCTTCGTCGGCACCGTCGCGGCGCTGCTGCTCGCCGCGCCGCTGGCGCCGGCGGGCGTCTCGCCCGGCGCGCTGCTCGCCGCCGCGGCTTGCGCCGGCACGGCCGGCGCCTTTGCCGATTCGCTGCTCGGCGCGACCGTGCAAGCGATGTACCGCTGCCGCGCGTGCGGCAGCGAGACGGAGCGCGCCGAGCACTGCGGCGTCGCTGCCGAGCGGATCCGCGGCTTCGCCGGCATGACCAACGACGCGGTGAACCTCGCGTCGTCGGCTGCGGCTGGCTTGCTGGCGTGGGCCATCGGCTGCGCCTTGTCATGAACCCGCTCGGCGGCAGACACTGCCGAGCCGATGCAATGCCGCCCGGAACATTCGGGCGGCATTGCGCGCCTTAAGGCTGCACGGCCGCGCCGATCACTCGCATTGTAGGAAATCTCATACAAAACCGGCGAAATCGCCGTTTGTATCACTCGTTTTGTACGAAATCTCATACAAATCTGATCTGATCGTCGCCTGAATCACTCGTTTTGTACGAAATCTCACACAAAACCATCGCATTTTCCTCCCGTATCTCGCGTTTTGTACGAAATCTCATACAAAACCATCGAACTTGCCTCTTGTATCACTCATTTTGTAAGAATCTCACACAAAACCGCCAAAACCGCCAAAACCGCCTAAACCCCCACCCGCACCACTCAATATGTACGAAATTTCATACAAGCCTCCATCCCCGCACGTTACCCGCTAAATCAGGGGCCCATCGCCTAGCACCATTTACCTACCTCACCTGCCGCGCCAAAAACGAAAAAACCTATCCCTCACAGCCCAAAACGGGTATAATCAACTTTATTGAAACGTTTTTCTCGCCATTTCTGCCGGATTATCGAGGTCTAACAGGTTGACAGCCAGATGATGGGCTAGTATCCTAACTCTGGTAGAAAAATTTTACAAAAGTTCAAAATGAAGATGAAATTGAAAACGAATTCATAGATTCGGGAAGGAGAATGGCTGCACGTGAACATTCATACGGCGGAATCGCCGAAGATTGCGGCAACGAACCAGCCGCTACTCAGAGCGGACAATGTGAAGCGCGTATTCGGCCGCGGCGACAATTCTGTAACCGCTGTCAAAAATATTAATTTATCGATCCAGAAAGGCTCCATGATCGCCCTTAAAGGCCGTTCCGGCTCCGGCAAAACGACGCTGCTGAACCTGTTGGCGGCGCTTGACCAGCCGACGGAAGGCGAGGTTTATTTTAACGGCCAGATCGTGTCCAGACTGCCGGAGAAGCAGCGCAGCACATGGCGCAGAACGAACCTCGGCCTTGTGTTCCAAGCGTTCGGCCTGATCCCGCTCATGTCGGCGTACGAGAACGTCGAATTCGGCCTTCGCATCGCCGGTAGCGACCCCAAGCTGAACAAGGAACGCGCCGAGCAGGCGCTTGAATGGGTCGGCATGAAATCGCGCATGAAGCACCGCCCGCCCGAGCTTTCCGGCGGCGAGCAGCAGCGTGTCGCCATTGCCCGGGCGATCGCCCACCGTCCCGTACTGCTGCTTGCGGACGAGCCTACGGCCGAGCTGGACAGCCGGATGGGGCTCCAAGTCATCAAAGTGTTCCGCGACCTCGTCGAGAACTTGGGCATGACCGTTGTTATGACGACGCACGATCCCGGCATCATGGAGATCGTCGATCATGTTATCGCATTGGAGGATGGAGAAATTGTCTCAGAACCAAATGCCTAGTAAACGCCGCAGAAGACTATTCGTCAAAGAAGCGGCAGCCGTCATGGTTGCGGCAGCGCTGCTTTCCGGATGCTCGCTTCTGCCGCAGAAGCAGGTCGTCCTGCAGCCGCCGCTGATCGAGCCGGCCGCCGAGAAAGTGGATGCCATCGAAGTCAAGAAGGGCTCCATCGAGAGGAGCTTTTCCGGCGCGGCGGTCGTCACGTCGAGCAAAACCGTGCCGCTCTTCTATAAAGAAAGCGGTCGTCTGAAGGAGCTTCACGTCCAGCTGGGCGATAAAATAGAGGCCGGAAAAGTGGTGGCGGAGCTCGATCTGGGCGATTTGGACCTGCGGGTCAAGCTGCAGCAGCTGAGCCTGGAACGGGTTCGGATCGAATATAACCGCGCGAGGCAAAGCGGCGTGACCGGCACCGAGCTTCGGATGAAGGAAATCGATCTGGAGCGGGAAGAGCTGCTGCTGGGCAATATGAACCAGCAGTATGAAGCGGCGAAATTAAAGGCGCCGATCAGCGGCGTTGTCACCTATGTGGACACCAAATCGCCGGGCGATGGCTTGAACGGCTATACGCCGGTTGTTTCGGTTTCCGATCCGAAGCAAATCTACTTGGTCTACACGGCGGACGATCCGAAGCTGATCTCCGGCGTTCAGCGCGAGATGAAGGTCGACATTACGATTAACAACACGAAATTCGAGGGCAAGGTGCTGCAATCGCCTTCCGACGCCCCGCTTACGATGAACAAGGAAATCGACGAGCGCAACACGAGACTGCTCTACGTCCAGCTGAACAAACCGGACGAGTCGATCGAGCTTGGCCAATCGGCCCAAATCAAGATCGTGCTCGAGAAGAAGGACGACGTCGTCGTCATCCCGCGCAGCGGTCTTCGCACCTATTTGGGACGTACGTACGTGCAGTCGCTGGACGGCGACCGCCGCAAAGAAATCGATGTGCAGCCAGGCATTATGACCGCCACCGACGTGGAAATCGTGAAAGGCTTAGAGCCGGGCATGAAGGTCATTTTGAATAACTAATTCCGGCGGACGAGAGAAGAGGTGAAACGATGGCAATATGGACGATGATTTTTCGTAAAATGGCGAAGAATCGTTGGCTGCAGCTTAATTTATGGTTCGGGCTTACGATCTGCGTTGCCCTGTTCAGCTCCATGCCGTTATATTCGCATGCGATCCTGCAGCGCACGTTATATAAAGAGCTTCAGCAGCTTCAGAAGGATCAAAATATTTATCCCGGCGCGCTCCGGGCGTCGACCTCGATTTCAGGCACGAGAACGTTCGAAGAGACGCGCAGCCTGATCACGAAAGCGGACCGTTACATGAGCGCCGTGCCGCAGCGGCTTGACCTTCAGGCACAGTCGTACATCATTACGCGGGCGACGCAGTCGTTCAAGGTGCTGCCTGAGGATGCGAACGAGCGCGAGAAGAAGGAAATGAACGTAACGGGCGCCATCCGGACCGTGTCGGACATCGAAAAGCGGGTCAAAGTAATCGATGGCCGTTTGCCGGATCCGAACCGCAATGACGGCGTCTACGAGGCGCTTGTCACGCAAAAGTTCATCATCGATCTCAAGCGCGATTTGGACCATGTGTTCGTTTACACGCAGAAGGACACGGGAAGACAGCTGCGCATCATGCCTGTCGGTATCGTGGAGTCCAAGCAGGAAAACGCGTATGATCAATTCAATGTGGAATCGTACAATTCGTCGTTCTATATTCCGTACAAGCAGTTCAATCACGATTTCATCGAGAATGAAGCGCTGCTGAAAATGTCGGTCATTTCGTGGCAGTACTCGCTCAACTACGAGCAAATGAACATCGATAATATCGACAAGTACCTCAGCAACTACACGGCGATGAACAATTACTTCAATATGCGTCTTGGCATCGCGTCGGTCGACATGCCGTCGAAAAATCCGATCGCCACGTATACGGTGAAGAAAGAAAAGCTGGACATCATGCTTTGGTCGCTTTACTCGCCGGTTATGTTCTTGCTTGCGTTCTATCTGTACATGGCGGCGAATCTCATTATCGAACGCCAGAAGACGGAAATTTCCGTTTTGCGCAGCCGCGGCGCGAGCCGTATGCAAATTATGCTCGTCTTCCTGATCGAGAGCCTGCTGCTCGGCGCTTTGGCGCTTGCGGTCGGTCCGTTCATCGGGGTTTATTTTACGAAAATATTAGGAGCCTCCAGCGGTTTCCTGGAGTTCGTGCAGCGTTCCTCGCTCGACGTCGTGCTCAACAGCGACTCGTACAAAATCGCGGCCGCCGCCATCGCCGGCTCCATTATTTTGATTCTCGTTCCGGCGTTTCTGGCTACCCGCACGACCATTGTCGGCCACAAGCAGCAAATGGCGCGGTCGAACAAAATGTCTTTCTGGCATAAAACGGGCATAGACATTATTTTGCTGGGCATTGCGATTTACATGCTTTACGGCTTCAACAAGCGGATGGACGACTTGAAGGCGCTCGCGCTGGATCCGAATGCGATCCAAGTCGATCCGCTGCTGTTCTTCATGCCGGCGCTGTTCTGCCTCGGCACGGGGCTTCTTGTGCTCCGCGTTTATCCTTGGTTCATCAAGCTCGTATTCTGGATCGGGCGCAGATGGTGGACGCCGGCGTTGTATTCGACGCTGCTGCAGATCAGCCGTTCGTCCTCGCAATACTTGACGATCAAGGTGTTTCTGATCATGACGGTCGCGATGGGGCTGTTCAGCGCCAATGCGGCGCGTACGATCAACGGAAACATGGAGGATAAAATCCAGTATACGACCGGCTCGGACATTCAGCTGTCCGTCCATTGGGATAACGATAAGCCGCCTCCGCCTGCGCCGGGCGCGCCTTCGCAGGTGAACGCCGACGATGCCGCTGCGGTTCAAGCGCCGAAGGTCGTCACGTATACGGAGCCATCGTTTATTACGATGCAGGAGCTTGCCGGCGTCGATACGGCTGCGCGCGTTTTCCGCAAGGACGACGCGAACTTCGCGGTCAACGGCCAAAACGGCGGCACTTCGCTGTACGGCATCGATACGCTCGATTTCGGCAAGGTCGCATGGATGCGCGGCGATTTGCTTGAATACCCGATCAACAGCTATTTGAACCTGATTGCCAGCAATCCGAAGGCGGTGCTCATCTCCAGATCGATCGCCGACAAGTTCAACGTGAAGCCTGGCGATCCGATTTCGGCCAAGTGGGCCGGACTGGACAGCGCCAACTTCATCGTGTACGGCATCATCGATTACTGGCCGGGCTGGAATCCGCTGCCGCAAACCGGCAACGAGGAAGATCCGAACGTAAGGCTGCCGAATCTGATTGTCGGCCATCTCTCGTACATTCAGAACCACCTGGCGCTTGAACCGTACGATGTTTGGATTAAGCTCAAGGACGGCTCGAACAGCGCGGAAATTTACGCGGATTTGGAGAAGAAGGAAATTCCGGTCGAGAAGCTCGTCGACGCGAATCAGCTTCTGATCCGCTCGAAGAACGATCCGTTCCGTCTGGCGATCAACGGCGTCATGACGCTCGGCTTCGTCATCTCGATGATGATCAGCTTCTTCGGCTTCCTGCTCTTCTGGGTGCTTACGCTGTCGGGAAGAACGCTGCAATTCGGCATTTTGCGGGCGATGGGCATATCGTTCCTGCAAATTATCGGCATGCTGCTGAGCGAGCAGCTGCTCACGTCGGCCGCGGCCATTCTGTTCGGCGTCTTGATCGGCAATGCGGTGAGCAGCCAATTCGTTCCGCTGTTCCAGCTGTCGTTCAATGCGACGGATCAAGTGCCGCCGTTCGAAATTGTCCGCCAGTTGAGCGATTACGTACAGCTTTACAGCGTCGTCGGCATTATGCTTACGATTGGGCTTGCAGTGCTCGGCATTCGGGTATCGCGTATGAAAATTACGCAGGCGCTGAAGCTTGGGGAGGAATAAGTCATGATTCATTGCGACGGACTCGTAAAAATATATAAGACGGACGATCTGGAGGTCGTAGCGCTGCAGGGGCTTGACCTTCACGTCGAGGCCGGCGAGCTGATGGCGATCATCGGCAACAGCGGCAGCGGCAAATCGACGCTGCTTAACATGCTGGGCGGTCTCGACCGCCCTTCCGCCGGCAAGCTGCTCGTCGACGACAAGGATCTGCTCAAATTCACCGAACGCGACCTGGTCAAATATAAGCGCGAAACGGTCGGTTTCGTCTGGCAAAACAATGCGCGCAACCTGATCCCGTATTTGACGGCATTGGAGAACGTGGAGCTGCCGATCCTGCTGAAGGGCCGCGGCAAACGTCTGCGGGCGCTCGAGCTGCTGGAGGCGGTCGGGCTAAGCCACCGCATCAAGAACCGGCTGAGCGAGCTGTCCGGCGGGGAGCAGCAGCGGGTCGCGATCGCCATTGCGCTGGCGAACGAGCCGAAGCTGCTGCTGGCCGACGAACCGACGGGCTCGCTCGACACGAAGATGTCCAATCAGATTCTGGATCTGTTCCGGGAACTGAACCGCAACATCGGCATTACGATCGTTATCGTTACGCATGACCCGCTGCTGGCCAGGAAGGTGGACCGCGTCGTGGCTATCCGCGACGGCAAAACCTCGTCCGAGATTATTCGGCGCCAATCCTACGCCGAAGAGCTGGCGGCGCTGGAAAGCGGCGTGGCTCTGGAGCAGACGGAAAGCCATGTGGAGTATGCGGTTATCGATAAAGCGGGACGTTTGCAAATTCCTGCGAGCTACTTGCAGGCCGATGAATTCAAAGAGAAAAACAAAGTTCGCGTAGAGATGGAAGAGGGCCGGATCATTCTGTATCCGCCTGAAGCGAAATAAGGAGTGGAAGCTGCCATGCCTAAAGTGGTTATTTTGTCCGGAAGCCCGAATCCGGTATCCCGGTTGAACGGAATGACCGATTATGCGGAGGAGAAGCTGCGCGCGCTCGGCTGGGAAGTGAAGTCGCTGCACGCGGCGTCGCTGCCTGCGGAGGATCTGGTGCTGGCCCGCTGGGACAGCCCGGCGATCAAAGAAGCGAATCAGCTGATTGAGGGCGCGGATGCGGTCATCGTCGCCAGCCCGGTGTATAAAGCGTCTTTCACCGGCGTGCTGAAGACGTATCTCGACTTGCTGCCGCAAACCGGGCTGGAAGGGAAGGTCGTGCTGCCGCTGTTCATCGGCGGAACGATCGCGCACCTGCTGACGATCGACTACGCATTGAAGCCGGTGCTTTCCGCGCTTTACGCACGGCATGTATCCGCTGGCGTGTACGCGGTGGATGCCCAAATCCAGAAGACGCCGGAAGGCGGCCTCCAGCTCGAAGAAGAGCTGGTGCGGCGTTTGGACGCGGCAATCGCTTCCTTCGCCGAAGCGACGACGCTGTTCAGCTCGCTGCGGTCGACGACTAATTCTTAATCGAATGCTTCAAGGGGCATCCCATAGCCGATGGGATGCCCCTTGTTTTATGAAGAAAAAAAGCGACCCAGAAATGAATCTAGGTCGCTTCTTATTGCCGCCGACTAAGAAGTCAGCTGCTCCATTTGCTCGATCAGCTCTTCGAACACGCTCATCGCTTGCTCGATCGGCTCCGGCGACGACATATCGACGCCGGCTTTTTTCAAAATATTGATGGAGTAGTCGCTGCCGCCGCTCTTCAGGAAGCCCAGGTAACGCTCGACGGCAGGTGCGCCTTCGTCGAGAATTTGCTTCGAGAAGCTCGTTGCCGCGGAGAAGCCCGTCGCGTATT
It includes:
- a CDS encoding MBL fold metallo-hydrolase, which encodes MSSSKEAMVRDWPGGIVQVKVPLPFSLKWVNSYLIPDEKGYTLVDPGLHTDEAVQAWDAALASKSIRIGDIHTILLTHQHPDHYGLAGWFQARTGAPVYISEHSYAYTQRLWGDDQGGLFARELTKLYAEHGMPQERLDEIGPHLADFAAKVSPQPAVTFLESGQSFFIGGSAWHMIDAPGHARGQLCFYEPTNKWMLCGDQVLPNITPNISVVPGENHDQLQQFLDSLQSLCDYEVELAFPGHRDPFTNFRERIGELAAHHERRLNQIVDLIQEETHTGYTLCMRLFGERIAGNTHNLRFAMSETLAHLYHLEHQGRIGSAMRDGQLRYTAV
- a CDS encoding ABC transporter ATP-binding protein, producing the protein MHTAESPKIAATNQPLLRADNVKRVFGRGDNSVTAVKNINLSIQKGSMIALKGRSGSGKTTLLNLLAALDQPTEGEVYFNGQIVSRLPEKQRSTWRRTNLGLVFQAFGLIPLMSAYENVEFGLRIAGSDPKLNKERAEQALEWVGMKSRMKHRPPELSGGEQQRVAIARAIAHRPVLLLADEPTAELDSRMGLQVIKVFRDLVENLGMTVVMTTHDPGIMEIVDHVIALEDGEIVSEPNA
- a CDS encoding CapA family protein; the protein is MHVSRSESRQNQKQQRARRMKRLLAMNVILLIIIGALAVVYAVQRHDGSGKLNTTADSGQSTNDAGDDAASANAGGNEASTGDQNAAGDETDTGSGSSAGDQAANEQGAEEQGTNEQGSDEQAVPNTDDSAANSQSPSEEDTGAAGSGTGTGGTNGQVRLSFTGDVLLGASVEKLLLQNGYDYPYAKVSDYLKAPDFMAVNLETPITLRGTPAENKEYVYKSSPDALPALKESGIDLVNLANNHTLDQGEEGLLDTIAHLDEAGIPNMGAGRDDSEAFKPVLLEANGVSVAYIGLTRVVPVGSWKAGKNHPGLAETYDSTRAVAAIKEAEKLADVVVVMVHWGIEREDWPNNDQKRLAHEYIDAGADLVIGSHPHVLQGFESYKGKWIAYSLGNFIFPGMKPDTTKDSGVLDAACGSDGKCALKFHPMRTVQSQPAPLEGEEGKALLKRISSISLHAAVDEQGNVKPKE
- a CDS encoding glycerophosphodiester phosphodiesterase, translated to MLNPCVAHRGASGLAPENTMAAFREALAFPFVQWIELDVQLSKDGVPVVIHDDSLRRTAKVAGRVHEYTAEQLGKMDAGSWFDKSYAGEGIPTLQQVAELTVGRCRLNVELKTYGGRYPGIEKNVVELLYKNGLQHDAVITSFDKDALRTVRQLTNEVRTGLILDASPWTLVTDLERLGAAFLSVGYTHVSRQLLESMAAANVDVMAWTVNDAPMMKRLAGMDSMLMICTNFPDRFEQAKREYQY
- a CDS encoding class I SAM-dependent methyltransferase, which encodes MANWYERSFGADYMIVYRHRNWEQAAREVETMAGWLELPQGAAVLDIGCGMGRHALALALLGYEVTGIDLSDALLQKAREHNSESRIRSLVQGDMRELPFADGSFDATVNLFTSFGYFEDEADNQRVLNEIRRVLKPQGAFLIDFMNPVYVKEHLVPHSERIDAETGNYISERRTAVDGWVVKQIEISERDRPESGRRYEERVRLFPLSWFEQALAAAGLQLERCYGDYEGRSYDERQSPRMILKGRAVS
- a CDS encoding DUF92 domain-containing protein, which codes for MFDQWGNDLGRTFVGLFGSLAAAAAAYRLRSLSVSGAVAAVVMGTGFVALGGPFWFGTLLAFFVSSSVWSKYKRRHRGKAAAEAKYAKSGRRDAVQVWANGGLGLVLCAGYAIWPAEAWVYAFAGVMAAVNADTWATEIGALSRRAPRALLGGGAVLPGTSGGVTPLGSGAALAGAAFVGTVAALLLAAPLAPAGVSPGALLAAAACAGTAGAFADSLLGATVQAMYRCRACGSETERAEHCGVAAERIRGFAGMTNDAVNLASSAAAGLLAWAIGCALS
- a CDS encoding HD domain-containing phosphohydrolase, coding for MLDRPSHLEAAVSQANAANERTPEELLRIIFDYTAKIGGERNLKSVLLLMANMGREMIMADRCTVWLIDHAKEELFTTIAHGVNEIRAPFGKGFVGHSVQTGEPLLIEDAYSDPRHNAENDRRTGYRTKSVITVPFVGNDGTIIGAYQAINKLTPQAVFTHSDLEHLKLAASYAGKSLESVILHEEIVATQREIITVMGEIGESRSKETGNHVKRVAEYSYILAIGYGLPVEEAELLKMVSPMHDIGKVAIPDAVLLKPGKLTEEEFEQMKQHTDIGYHLLKGSSRELLRTAAIVAYQHHEKWNGKGYPRGLSGEEIHLYGRITAIADVFDALGSDRVYKKAWELERILKLFKEERGQHFDPKLVDVLMEQLPAILDIRDRFRDV